A region of the Leptospira venezuelensis genome:
CTGAATATGGGGGAAGATATTTGGGAAGAAAGGAAGTTCCTCTCTCCAAAGAAAAAGTTCAGGAGATCGATAAAATAAATGAAAAAATCCAAGAAAAATTCTTAAAAGGTAAAATATATTTAAGCCCCGCAAAACAATGTAGAGATTTTTTCGAATCATTAGAATTTCAGAATGAATCTCAACCAGAGATTAAAGAAGAGTTACGAGAGTTGGACTTTGGAGATTGGGAAGGCAAATCATTCTCGGAAATTGCAGAAATAAATTTAGAAGGTTTGAAAAAATTCGCAGACTTCTCCCCGTCATTTCGATTTCCCAAAGGAGAAAGTTTACATGAATTCCAATCAAGGGCAGAGGTTTTCAAAGAGTATATTCTCTCTTCTTCGGATCCAAATATCTTAATTCTAGCGCAAGGAGGAATTCTCTCCATTTTACTTTGTTCATTTTTAAATATCCCAGCGTCATTCTATACAAAATTCAAACTGTCTCCATCTACCCTTGTTTACGTAGATATATTCAAAAATGGTCAGGCTGTTTTAACAGATCTAATTAGAACTTCTTCCACAAGGAGATGTGAATGGCCGAGTTAATTTTAATTACAGGCGGATGCAGGAGTGGGAAAAGTAGATTCGCGTTAGAAAAGGCAAACCTTTCAAAAGAGAAAAAGTTTTTTTTGGCAACTTGCCCACGCATAGATTCAGAAATGGATGAAAGAATACAAAGACACCAGCAAGAAAGATCAGGCTGGATCACAATCGAAGAAGAAATAGAACTTTCTACTGCATTAGATTCTATTCCTCCCAAATCAATTGTGTTAATCGATTGTTTAAGTCTTTGGATTAATAATCTAATGTTTAAAGCAAATAAAGAAAACAGAAACCTTACTCAAGATCAAATCGAAGATGTTTGTTCAAAATTAGGAAAACATATACTGGGTTCGAAATTGAAAGTTGTGTTTTTGGTCACGAACGAAGTCGGAATGGGACTTGTTCCGGAAAATAAAGAAGGGCGATTGTACAGGGATCTATTAGGGATCTGTAATCAAACATTTGCCTCTTTCGCGAATAGAGTATATTTCTTAGTTAGTGGAATTTCAATCCCGATCAAACCAGCTTCGGAGATCTGCTTATGAAATCGGACCAAATTAGTCCACATGGGGGCAATCTATATAAGATGGCAAATATTGCGGGAGTCAATCCTTCGGAAATTTTAGATTTCTCCTCTAATCTAAATCCACTCGGTTTTCCAGATTGGATTCGCCCATTGATTAATTCCAAAATAAGTGATCTAATACATTATCCGGATCCAAATTATACGGATGCAAGAATCTCTTTAGAGAAAAATTGGAACATTCCAAAGGAAGAAATCGTCTTGGGAAATGGTGCGTCTGAACTTATTCGCATAATTCCAAAGATCAAAAAGTTTGATCTCGCTGTAATCGCCCAGCCTTCTTATATCGACTATAAAAAAAGTATAGAATTAGCTGAACTTCAAATCCAAGAAATTGTTCTGCAAAAAGATTCTAACTTTGAATTGAACTATGAGGAACTAATCCGGATTTTACAGATAAACTCAGCAAAACAAATATTAATTATACTAGGACATCCAAATAACCCGACAGGAAGATTATTAAATAGAGAAAAGATCCTAAACATAGCTTCTGAATTTAAAAATTCTTTTTTCGTAATAGATGAATCCTTTGTAGATTTTTGCTCTGATGATGTTTCCTTTAGAAATTATAGATCCGAAAATCTCGCCGTTCTCTGGTCCTTAACTAAAATTTTAGCGCTTCCCGGACTTAGAATAGGATTACTATTAATAGAATCCGAGATTGCATCCAGAATTTTAGAACTTCTTCCCAGTTGGTCAGTAAATAGTTTAAGTGCTTCTATTATCGAAAAATTTGGAGAAGACCATGGGTTTTTATTAAAAACAAATGAAAAACTGTTAGAGTGGAAGAGCATATTCATAAAAGAATTAGAAGAACTAAAAATTTTTCGGGTTTATAATACTAATGCGAATTTCATTCTTTTGGAATGTTTAGAACTTAAATATAATATTTCAGAATTAGAATATCTTCTTCTTAAAGATTTCAAAATTGGGATCAGAAACTGCAACAATTTCAAAGGATTCGATAATTATTATATACGAATCGCGATCAAAACTCCCGAAGAAAACGATAGGCTTATACAAGCATTTCGAACTATATTTAAAAATACTCTCAAATCTCCTAAAACAAAAAAAGCAAAGCCCGCACTTATGCTCCAAGGCACAGCCTCCAATGTCGGAAAAAGTATTTTAGCGACCGCATTCTGTAGGATCTTTACCCAAGACGGTTTCAGAGTTGCACCATTTAAGTCCCAAAATATGGCGCTAAACTCCTTTGTGACTCATGAAGGTGCAGAGATAGGCAGAGCACAAGCATTACAAGCTCAAGCTTGCAAGATCAGAGCGGATTACAGAATGAATCCTATCCTTCTAAAACCTTCTAGCGAAAAAGATTCACAAGTTATCCTGAATGGAAAACCAATAGAGGCAATGGATTTCAGAGATTACATGAAATTCAAGTTAAGTGCTTTTAACGAGGTGAAAAAATCGTATGATTCTCTTTCGGATGAATTCGATATGCTAGTTTTAGAAGGAGCCGGAGGAGTCTCTGAAGTCAATTTAAAGGATAAAGACATTGTAAATATGAGAATGGCAGAATATGCCAAGGCAAAAGTACTATTGGCAGGCAATATAGATCATGGAGGAGTATTCGGCTCTTTCGTCGGCGCAATGGAAACAATGTCCGAATGGGAAAGGAAACTAGTTTCTGGTTTTCTAATAAACCGATTCAGAGGGATAAAAAGTCTACTCGATCCTGGTATCAAATACTTAGAAGAAACCACTCGCAAAAATGTATTCGGCGTTATTCCATTCCTAAACGATCTCAGGCTGCCCGAAGAAGATTCACTAGAATTCAAATCGGGAAGTTTGAGTGATACTTCTCCATTAGGAAACAGGATAGATATTGTCTTAATCGATACACCCAGGATCTCCAATCATACGGATCTCGATTCTCTTAGAATTGAACCAGATGTTAGAGTCAGGATTGCACAAAGAAAGGAAGAGATTGGAAACCCAGACGTTTTAATTCTTCCGGGAAGTAAAAACGTAATCACAGATCTAAACTATCTGAAACAATCAGGGATTTCAGAAATCATTTTAAATTTCCATAAAGAAAGAAAAACAGAAATTATAGGCATTTGTGGAGGTTACCAAATGTTGGGAGAATCCGTACACGATCCATTCCAAATCGAAAGTAATTTAGGTTCCGCAGAAGGCTTAAACTTGATTGGAGTTAAAACAATATTAGAAAAAGAGAAATTACTGAAACAAACAGAAGGTATCCATCTTCTTTCTGGGAAAAAAGTATCCGGATATGAAATACACCATGGAAATACGAAAGAGATATCCGCAAAATCTATCTTCCAAAATAACTTAGGCGAAAGTTTAGGTCATCAAGGAATTTCGGAAAGAGTCTGGGGAACATACTTACACGGAGTATTCGACGAAGACGAGTTTAGAAGATCCTTTTTAGATAAAATCCGAATTAGAAAAGGAATGAGTCCGTTAAACGAAATTCAGGCGAGGTATGAATTAGAAACGAATTTAGATCGTTTAGCGGATGAAGTAAGAAATTCAGTAAATATGCCTGAAATTTATCGGATTTTAGGATTGAAATGAATTCAATTTGGATCCTTCCCGCTTCATTACTTTTAGATCTTGGCTTCGGAGATCCCCAGGGATTCCCTCATCCGGTTCGTTTAATTGGAAAATTTGCAAGATATATGGAGAAGGTCACAAGAAGATATATCTCATCTGAAAAATTTGCAGGAATCATTACTTCTTTTTCAGTATATTCTATTTCCTTTATATTTCCTTGGGTCATCATAGGATTCTCTCGCTTTATTCATCCTTTTTTAGCAGAATTAGCGTCTACATTCATCATATACACAAGTATCGCCTTAAAAGATCTATTGGATCATAGTAAGGATGTTTATTCCGCGCTCCACGAAAACAATCTAAAAAAGGCTCGTATAATGGTTGGTCGAATTGTGGGAAGAGACACTGCAAATTTAAAAGAACCTGAAATTATCAGAGCGGGTATAGAAAGCGTGGGAGAAAGTCTCGTGGACGGAATTACTGCCCCCCTTTTTTTTGCCGCACTGGGTGGCCCTGCTTTTGCAATGCTCTATCGTTCAATCAACACACTGGACTCAATTTTTGGTTATAAAAATGAAACCTATCTGAAATTTGGCTGGGCATCTGCCAGAATAGATGATTTGGCAAATTATATTCCAGCAAGACTGACTGCTCCAATACTCTGCATCTCTTCCGCCATATTAGGTTTTTATCCATTAAGATCTTTGAAAATACTCATCAGAGACGGAAGAAAGCATCCCAGCCCAAATTCTGGACTTTGCGAAGCTGCCT
Encoded here:
- a CDS encoding histidine phosphatase family protein — encoded protein: MKKSVCLIRHPHVSSEYGGRYLGRKEVPLSKEKVQEIDKINEKIQEKFLKGKIYLSPAKQCRDFFESLEFQNESQPEIKEELRELDFGDWEGKSFSEIAEINLEGLKKFADFSPSFRFPKGESLHEFQSRAEVFKEYILSSSDPNILILAQGGILSILLCSFLNIPASFYTKFKLSPSTLVYVDIFKNGQAVLTDLIRTSSTRRCEWPS
- the cobU gene encoding bifunctional adenosylcobinamide kinase/adenosylcobinamide-phosphate guanylyltransferase, with product MAELILITGGCRSGKSRFALEKANLSKEKKFFLATCPRIDSEMDERIQRHQQERSGWITIEEEIELSTALDSIPPKSIVLIDCLSLWINNLMFKANKENRNLTQDQIEDVCSKLGKHILGSKLKVVFLVTNEVGMGLVPENKEGRLYRDLLGICNQTFASFANRVYFLVSGISIPIKPASEICL
- a CDS encoding cobyric acid synthase, yielding MKSDQISPHGGNLYKMANIAGVNPSEILDFSSNLNPLGFPDWIRPLINSKISDLIHYPDPNYTDARISLEKNWNIPKEEIVLGNGASELIRIIPKIKKFDLAVIAQPSYIDYKKSIELAELQIQEIVLQKDSNFELNYEELIRILQINSAKQILIILGHPNNPTGRLLNREKILNIASEFKNSFFVIDESFVDFCSDDVSFRNYRSENLAVLWSLTKILALPGLRIGLLLIESEIASRILELLPSWSVNSLSASIIEKFGEDHGFLLKTNEKLLEWKSIFIKELEELKIFRVYNTNANFILLECLELKYNISELEYLLLKDFKIGIRNCNNFKGFDNYYIRIAIKTPEENDRLIQAFRTIFKNTLKSPKTKKAKPALMLQGTASNVGKSILATAFCRIFTQDGFRVAPFKSQNMALNSFVTHEGAEIGRAQALQAQACKIRADYRMNPILLKPSSEKDSQVILNGKPIEAMDFRDYMKFKLSAFNEVKKSYDSLSDEFDMLVLEGAGGVSEVNLKDKDIVNMRMAEYAKAKVLLAGNIDHGGVFGSFVGAMETMSEWERKLVSGFLINRFRGIKSLLDPGIKYLEETTRKNVFGVIPFLNDLRLPEEDSLEFKSGSLSDTSPLGNRIDIVLIDTPRISNHTDLDSLRIEPDVRVRIAQRKEEIGNPDVLILPGSKNVITDLNYLKQSGISEIILNFHKERKTEIIGICGGYQMLGESVHDPFQIESNLGSAEGLNLIGVKTILEKEKLLKQTEGIHLLSGKKVSGYEIHHGNTKEISAKSIFQNNLGESLGHQGISERVWGTYLHGVFDEDEFRRSFLDKIRIRKGMSPLNEIQARYELETNLDRLADEVRNSVNMPEIYRILGLK
- the cbiB gene encoding adenosylcobinamide-phosphate synthase CbiB; this translates as MNSIWILPASLLLDLGFGDPQGFPHPVRLIGKFARYMEKVTRRYISSEKFAGIITSFSVYSISFIFPWVIIGFSRFIHPFLAELASTFIIYTSIALKDLLDHSKDVYSALHENNLKKARIMVGRIVGRDTANLKEPEIIRAGIESVGESLVDGITAPLFFAALGGPAFAMLYRSINTLDSIFGYKNETYLKFGWASARIDDLANYIPARLTAPILCISSAILGFYPLRSLKILIRDGRKHPSPNSGLCEAALAGALKIQLGGRNYYSGIPSEKPKLGDPDHKLIPNLILDANRIIFLTSILSTLLFLGLGQTVHFVFRTFFKS